A single window of Syntrophorhabdaceae bacterium DNA harbors:
- a CDS encoding 4-hydroxyphenylacetate 3-hydroxylase C-terminal domain-containing protein, translating into VESRVKMYRLAEKLALESADTISDIHGGGSPEAHRVTIFRETDTEGKKRAAKRLAGIKN; encoded by the coding sequence GGTGGAGAGCCGTGTTAAGATGTACCGGCTGGCAGAGAAGCTGGCTCTGGAGAGCGCCGACACAATCTCCGATATTCACGGCGGCGGGTCTCCCGAAGCGCACCGGGTTACAATCTTCCGGGAAACCGATACGGAAGGTAAGAAACGCGCTGCCAAAAGGCTGGCCGGAATCAAAAACTGA
- a CDS encoding methyl-accepting chemotaxis protein produces the protein MRLFTDVKIGKRLAIGFGITLGLMAINVMAGIYYLGNMTGKLEHIVQVNCAKQKLSHDMRTAFADVTYLTGELVVTEDNGAREQVKNKISEVRAAYNAAIENLEKLEENAEGKNLIAKLKQEAANGREANNSAIELAMAGNMKEASAKYAEATKSAHAYLDAADEVVRYEEKRIQLRGEEAKRGAFTARLIFIALGVINLLIGMFFSRAITKSIAIPIIRSSSHIDLMAKGDFSIMVSEGAMQRKDEMGVFARSMHAMNSELGQILKEVMSSASNVAAASTQLSTSAEKLSKGATEQVERATQVATASTEMNQTSEDIAKNSNHVAESASEAVKVAKGGQEVVAQAIREVNIIAQTVETASGFMKELGIQSEKIGDIVTVINEIADQTNLLALNAAIEAARAGEHGRGFAVVADEVRKLAERTSASTTEIVNMINAIREGIEKTVDSMDRAKDNVATGVEFSSQAQSALEDIIKSIDSLYSGFHQIASAIEEMNATTEEITRDINDISDVTKEAFHSSEEIFGAATGLSGSARSLEKVVQEFKV, from the coding sequence ATGAGACTGTTCACGGACGTGAAAATCGGCAAGAGGCTGGCCATAGGATTCGGCATCACACTTGGTTTGATGGCGATAAACGTGATGGCTGGGATATATTACCTTGGTAACATGACGGGTAAGCTTGAACATATCGTACAGGTGAACTGTGCGAAACAAAAACTGTCGCACGATATGCGTACGGCCTTCGCCGATGTGACTTATTTGACAGGAGAACTTGTAGTCACAGAAGACAACGGGGCGAGAGAACAGGTGAAAAATAAAATTAGCGAGGTGCGGGCGGCTTACAATGCGGCCATCGAGAACCTTGAGAAACTCGAGGAGAACGCGGAAGGAAAGAATCTTATCGCAAAGCTCAAACAGGAGGCTGCGAACGGCAGGGAAGCTAACAACAGCGCCATTGAACTTGCCATGGCCGGCAACATGAAGGAGGCGTCTGCGAAATATGCAGAGGCAACGAAAAGCGCGCATGCCTACCTCGACGCCGCTGATGAGGTGGTCCGTTACGAGGAAAAACGGATCCAATTGAGGGGCGAGGAAGCAAAAAGAGGCGCATTTACCGCTCGCCTTATCTTTATTGCACTTGGCGTGATCAACCTTCTCATTGGCATGTTCTTTTCTCGCGCTATAACCAAGAGTATTGCGATTCCGATCATTCGTTCTTCTTCACATATTGATCTCATGGCAAAGGGCGACTTTTCGATAATGGTTTCCGAGGGCGCTATGCAGAGAAAGGATGAAATGGGTGTTTTTGCGAGATCCATGCATGCCATGAATTCGGAACTCGGACAGATACTCAAAGAGGTCATGTCATCGGCATCGAACGTGGCGGCGGCGAGCACTCAGTTAAGCACATCGGCAGAGAAGTTGTCTAAAGGGGCCACCGAGCAGGTGGAAAGGGCTACCCAGGTTGCGACCGCATCCACCGAGATGAATCAGACCTCAGAAGATATCGCTAAGAATTCAAATCATGTTGCAGAGTCGGCGAGTGAGGCGGTAAAAGTGGCAAAAGGCGGACAGGAGGTTGTGGCCCAGGCGATCCGGGAAGTGAACATCATCGCTCAAACCGTGGAGACCGCATCGGGGTTTATGAAAGAGCTTGGAATACAGTCGGAGAAAATAGGGGATATCGTGACCGTGATCAATGAGATAGCGGACCAGACCAACCTCCTTGCCCTGAACGCGGCCATTGAGGCGGCGCGTGCCGGTGAACACGGAAGGGGATTCGCTGTCGTGGCCGACGAAGTGAGAAAGCTGGCGGAGAGAACATCTGCTTCCACAACGGAGATTGTGAACATGATAAATGCCATACGGGAAGGTATAGAAAAGACCGTAGACTCCATGGACAGGGCCAAGGACAATGTGGCCACCGGAGTCGAATTTTCTTCGCAGGCGCAGTCAGCGCTGGAAGACATCATTAAGAGCATAGACAGCTTATACAGTGGTTTCCATCAGATAGCCTCGGCCATCGAAGAGATGAATGCAACGACTGAGGAGATCACCCGCGACATTAACGATATTTCGGATGTAACCAAAGAGGCATTCCACTCCTCTGAAGAGATATTTGGGGCTGCTACCGGACTATCGGGGTCAGCAAGGAGTCTTGAAAAGGTGGTACAGGAATTCAAGGTGTGA
- a CDS encoding NADH:flavin oxidoreductase — MSSLFESTSLKHLTVANRFVRSATWEGLADKDGAVTRRLIDMSSELARGGVGLIITGHAYVSREGQAAPWQLGVYSDDLIHGLTRMTGAIHDSGGKLVMQLAHAGALAPEHLIGSDPVGAWPVQRKSGLIGRAMTQDEIKKVVKAFASAASRAKTAGFDGVQIHAAHGYLLSQFLSPYFNKRTDAYGGSIENRTRLILEVVHAIRQAVGQNFPILAKLNCEDFLPDGLTVEEMVRAAALLQENGLDAIEMSGGTVMSGNRNPSRPGKPGSEEPEAYYETAASRYKERIDMPLVLVGGIRTYETAERLVARGVADYVALCRPLIREPGIVARWQSGETTPSLCVSDNGCFKPGTAGDGIRCVVATRSPSGD; from the coding sequence ATGTCAAGCCTCTTTGAATCGACATCCCTCAAACATCTGACGGTCGCTAATCGCTTCGTGCGTTCGGCCACATGGGAGGGGCTGGCAGACAAAGACGGTGCAGTTACCCGACGGTTGATCGACATGTCCTCGGAGCTGGCCCGCGGGGGCGTGGGACTTATTATTACAGGTCACGCCTATGTAAGTCGAGAAGGGCAGGCGGCACCCTGGCAACTCGGGGTCTATTCGGATGACCTGATCCACGGCCTTACCCGGATGACAGGCGCTATCCACGATTCGGGAGGAAAACTCGTCATGCAACTCGCCCATGCAGGGGCACTCGCCCCCGAGCACCTTATCGGTTCTGACCCAGTAGGCGCATGGCCGGTACAAAGGAAATCCGGCCTCATCGGACGAGCCATGACGCAGGATGAGATCAAGAAGGTGGTCAAGGCATTCGCGAGCGCCGCGTCTCGCGCTAAGACGGCCGGCTTTGACGGGGTTCAGATTCATGCGGCCCATGGATATCTCTTAAGCCAGTTTCTCTCGCCCTATTTCAACAAACGAACGGATGCATACGGCGGAAGCATCGAAAACAGGACACGGCTTATCCTCGAGGTCGTTCACGCAATACGCCAGGCGGTGGGTCAGAATTTCCCCATCCTTGCTAAGCTGAATTGTGAGGATTTCTTGCCCGATGGGCTCACCGTGGAAGAGATGGTCCGTGCGGCAGCACTGCTTCAGGAAAACGGACTGGATGCGATTGAGATGAGCGGCGGTACCGTTATGTCGGGCAACCGAAATCCGTCCCGGCCCGGAAAGCCGGGATCCGAAGAGCCGGAAGCCTACTACGAAACTGCCGCCAGCCGGTACAAAGAAAGGATTGACATGCCGCTCGTGCTGGTAGGCGGCATACGGACGTACGAGACGGCAGAAAGGCTGGTGGCGCGTGGTGTGGCCGATTACGTGGCGCTTTGCAGACCACTCATCCGCGAACCGGGCATTGTGGCGCGCTGGCAGTCAGGCGAGACCACCCCATCCTTGTGTGTTTCGGATAACGGATGCTTTAAACCGGGAACCGCCGGCGACGGGATCCGTTGCGTCGTAGCGACCCGATCCCCGTCGGGGGACTGA
- the ald gene encoding alanine dehydrogenase, whose translation MIIGVPKEIKEGENRVALTPAGAHALVGQGHTVLIEKGAGEASGLTDDDYAREGAQILSSSKQTFDQSDLIVKVKEPLEREWPLLRPGQILFTYLHLASSESLTRALLDRRIIAIAYETVEDGEGRLPLLVPMSEVAGRMSVQVAMRFLETDYKGRGILLSGVPGVPPAEVIILGCGIVGLNAAKIAAGLGAHVTVFDISHERLKYVDDVMHGNITTIYSTPYAIQKAIVYADVLIGAVLIAGARAPMLVTEQMVSRMKPGAVIIDVSVDQGGCIETIRPTTHSEPVYSLYGVLHYAVPNIPAAVPRTSTFALTNATFPYLQAIATKGIEKASAENNALASGINLVNGDLTHAAVAESLSMKWKPWRKVI comes from the coding sequence ATGATCATCGGCGTGCCCAAGGAAATCAAGGAGGGAGAAAACAGGGTTGCCCTGACCCCCGCCGGCGCTCATGCCCTTGTGGGGCAGGGACATACGGTTCTCATCGAAAAGGGTGCAGGTGAGGCTAGCGGCCTTACCGACGATGACTATGCCCGCGAAGGGGCGCAAATTCTATCTTCAAGCAAGCAAACGTTCGATCAATCGGATCTCATCGTAAAGGTCAAAGAACCCCTCGAAAGAGAATGGCCCCTTTTGAGACCGGGCCAAATCCTGTTCACCTACCTCCATCTTGCGTCTTCCGAGTCCCTGACCAGGGCCCTCCTTGACAGAAGAATTATCGCAATCGCTTACGAAACGGTTGAGGACGGCGAAGGAAGACTACCGCTCCTCGTACCTATGAGCGAGGTGGCCGGACGCATGTCCGTCCAGGTCGCGATGCGTTTCCTCGAAACCGACTATAAGGGACGCGGCATACTCTTAAGCGGGGTGCCGGGGGTGCCTCCTGCCGAGGTAATCATCCTCGGTTGCGGTATCGTGGGACTCAATGCAGCCAAAATAGCTGCCGGCCTTGGTGCTCACGTCACCGTCTTCGACATCTCTCATGAAAGACTGAAGTACGTCGATGATGTTATGCACGGTAATATCACTACCATCTATTCCACCCCCTATGCCATTCAGAAGGCCATTGTATACGCCGACGTCCTCATAGGGGCCGTGCTCATCGCCGGCGCGCGGGCACCCATGCTGGTCACCGAACAGATGGTCTCCCGCATGAAACCAGGCGCGGTGATCATCGATGTCTCTGTAGACCAGGGGGGATGCATCGAAACAATACGGCCCACTACCCATAGTGAGCCTGTTTATTCCCTGTACGGCGTTCTTCACTATGCCGTGCCCAACATTCCCGCGGCGGTACCGCGAACCTCGACATTCGCATTGACAAACGCTACCTTCCCCTACCTGCAGGCCATTGCGACAAAAGGCATAGAAAAGGCTTCAGCGGAGAACAACGCGCTCGCATCGGGAATCAATCTCGTCAACGGCGACCTTACCCATGCTGCCGTTGCTGAGTCTCTGTCCATGAAATGGAAGCCATGGCGCAAGGTGATTTGA